In a genomic window of Paracoccaceae bacterium:
- a CDS encoding peroxiredoxin, with translation MTISQGDQLPDATLMEMGAEGPAPVSLADKTKDRKVVIFAVPGAYTPTCHSAHVPSFVRTKDQFDAKGVDEIICVSVNDPFVMKSWGEATGAAAAGITMLGDADSSFTKAIGMDFDAPPAGLLARSKRYAMLVENGKVTLLQPEESPGVCEVSAGEALLDNM, from the coding sequence ATGACGATTTCACAAGGCGACCAACTTCCCGACGCAACTTTGATGGAAATGGGCGCGGAAGGACCAGCGCCTGTATCTCTTGCGGACAAAACCAAAGATCGCAAGGTCGTCATTTTTGCAGTGCCGGGCGCTTATACCCCGACCTGCCACTCCGCGCATGTCCCGAGCTTTGTACGCACCAAGGATCAGTTTGATGCCAAAGGTGTAGACGAAATCATATGCGTGTCGGTCAACGACCCGTTCGTCATGAAATCCTGGGGCGAGGCGACAGGGGCTGCCGCAGCCGGTATCACCATGTTGGGCGATGCGGATAGTTCCTTTACCAAGGCCATTGGCATGGACTTCGACGCGCCACCTGCTGGGTTGCTTGCACGCTCCAAACGCTATGCGATGCTGGTTGAAAACGGTAAGGTAACCCTGCTTCAGCCCGAAGAAAGTCCCGGCGTGTGCGAAGTATCTGCTGGCGAAGCGCTTCTGGACAATATGTAA
- a CDS encoding mechanosensitive ion channel, with protein sequence MDDLLNTEIWQGNTLADLLTLEFLLGAAGSVFAAVAILFVGWTISAWLQRRVKALGSKNAHLDDMLFDFLASIVRYIVLGFTFLFVLNTFGVQTTSVVAIIGAAGLAIGLALQGTLSNIAAGVMLILFRPIKLGDFVDVGGTLGSVKAITLNFTELADMSNVQVIIPNSQVWGNVITNYSSNSTRRAEWTFGVGYGVNLAEAEKIIFDTIMADPRSKSDPEPFIQVNNLGASSVDFLVRVWVEASEFFAYQADMKRAVKEALDAGNIDIPFPTTTIVQAS encoded by the coding sequence ATGGACGATTTACTAAATACTGAAATCTGGCAGGGAAATACGCTGGCGGATCTTCTGACGCTGGAATTTCTTCTGGGCGCGGCGGGCTCCGTTTTTGCCGCCGTTGCCATCCTTTTTGTGGGCTGGACGATCTCGGCATGGCTACAACGGCGCGTAAAGGCCTTGGGGAGCAAAAACGCGCATCTGGATGACATGCTTTTCGACTTTCTTGCGTCGATCGTGCGTTACATTGTTCTGGGTTTCACATTCCTCTTTGTTCTCAATACCTTTGGCGTTCAAACCACATCCGTTGTTGCAATCATCGGTGCGGCGGGCCTTGCCATCGGTCTGGCTTTGCAAGGGACGCTCTCAAACATCGCAGCGGGCGTGATGTTGATCCTGTTTCGTCCAATTAAACTGGGTGATTTCGTGGATGTGGGCGGGACGCTGGGAAGCGTCAAGGCGATCACACTGAATTTTACAGAGCTTGCGGATATGAGCAATGTTCAGGTCATCATTCCAAACTCGCAAGTTTGGGGCAATGTCATCACCAATTACTCCAGTAATTCAACGCGACGCGCCGAGTGGACGTTTGGGGTTGGTTACGGTGTTAATCTGGCCGAGGCCGAGAAAATAATCTTCGACACGATTATGGCTGATCCACGCTCCAAGTCCGATCCCGAACCCTTTATCCAAGTGAATAATCTGGGTGCCAGTTCAGTCGATTTTCTTGTGCGCGTCTGGGTCGAAGCGTCGGAATTCTTTGCCTATCAGGCAGATATGAAACGTGCAGTCAAAGAGGCACTGGATGCGGGGAACATCGACATTCCGTTTCCAACGACAACGATCGTTCAAGCGTCCTGA
- a CDS encoding 4a-hydroxytetrahydrobiopterin dehydratase produces the protein MTEKLSEETRGPLLEPLFAAGWEMVDGRDALKKTFVFKNFVEAFGWMTRAAIWAEKWDHHPEWHNVYKTVEVVLTTHDVGGISALDAKLARKMDSLAE, from the coding sequence ATGACCGAAAAATTGAGCGAAGAAACGCGAGGACCCTTGCTGGAGCCCCTCTTTGCCGCTGGCTGGGAGATGGTCGACGGACGGGATGCCCTAAAGAAAACCTTTGTTTTCAAGAATTTTGTTGAAGCTTTCGGGTGGATGACCCGCGCGGCAATCTGGGCTGAAAAATGGGACCATCACCCTGAATGGCACAATGTGTACAAGACGGTAGAAGTCGTGTTGACCACGCATGATGTCGGTGGCATCAGCGCGCTCGACGCAAAACTTGCACGAAAAATGGACAGCCTCGCGGAGTAA
- a CDS encoding GNAT family N-acetyltransferase, which yields MQQQEFEIRIIPSLREIAARDWDACACPEAVDGARPNDPFTTYRFLSALEESGSVGAGTGWQPQYLTAYADDQLIGVAPMYVKSHSQGEYIFDHNWAHAYERAGGRYYPKLQIAVPHTPATGRRLLVRPGFEDAGRAALIQGAVQLADNNNISSLHLTFCTEDEAESGEALGLMRRKTQQFHWRNDGYADFDGFLATLSSRKRKNIRKERAQAQRFGGDIHTFSGDDLKPEHWDAFWQFYQDTGARKWGTPYLTRKFFDIAQETLRDDMALVLAERDGRWVAGALNFIGARALYGRYWGCSEHHPCLHFELCYYRAIDIAIEQGLSRVEAGAQGEHKLARGYLPTPTWSLHWVNDAGFAGAIDSYLKAERDAVDEEINVLTEYGPFKRAEIEEQE from the coding sequence ATGCAGCAACAGGAATTTGAAATACGGATCATTCCGTCGTTACGCGAGATCGCTGCGCGTGACTGGGATGCTTGCGCCTGCCCAGAGGCGGTTGACGGTGCGCGACCAAACGATCCTTTCACGACATACCGGTTCCTCAGCGCTTTGGAGGAAAGCGGATCCGTGGGCGCGGGTACTGGCTGGCAGCCGCAATACCTGACAGCATATGCTGATGATCAGCTTATCGGAGTCGCCCCGATGTATGTTAAATCGCATAGTCAGGGCGAGTATATTTTCGATCACAACTGGGCGCATGCCTATGAGCGCGCAGGCGGCCGTTACTATCCCAAATTGCAGATTGCCGTGCCTCATACGCCCGCCACGGGACGGCGTCTGCTGGTGCGCCCGGGGTTTGAGGACGCAGGGCGCGCGGCGTTGATCCAAGGTGCCGTGCAACTCGCGGATAACAACAATATTTCGTCGCTTCATTTGACGTTTTGCACCGAAGACGAGGCCGAGAGTGGTGAGGCACTTGGCCTGATGCGCCGCAAAACCCAACAGTTCCATTGGCGTAACGATGGTTATGCCGACTTTGACGGGTTTCTTGCCACGTTAAGTTCACGCAAGCGTAAGAACATCCGTAAGGAGCGCGCCCAAGCACAGCGTTTCGGCGGCGATATCCACACATTCTCAGGCGACGACTTAAAGCCCGAACACTGGGATGCCTTTTGGCAGTTCTATCAGGATACGGGTGCGCGCAAATGGGGCACACCCTATTTGACACGCAAGTTTTTTGACATCGCACAAGAGACGCTGCGTGATGACATGGCCTTGGTTTTGGCTGAACGGGACGGGCGCTGGGTGGCGGGCGCGTTGAATTTCATCGGAGCTCGGGCGCTCTATGGCCGTTACTGGGGATGTAGTGAACATCATCCGTGCCTGCACTTCGAGCTTTGCTATTACCGTGCCATCGATATCGCCATCGAACAGGGGTTATCCAGGGTAGAGGCGGGTGCACAGGGTGAACACAAACTTGCGCGCGGTTATTTGCCGACGCCGACTTGGTCCTTGCATTGGGTGAATGATGCAGGTTTTGCCGGTGCCATAGACAGTTATCTCAAAGCAGAACGCGACGCTGTGGATGAAGAGATCAACGTGTTAACAGAATACGGCCCATTTAAACGGGCAGAAATCGAGGAACAGGAATGA
- a CDS encoding glycerophosphodiester phosphodiesterase family protein, which produces MKVALPQAFLTTPIAHRALHDVAKGRPENSRAAIRAAISAGYGIEIDVQQSSDAQAMVFHDYALDRLADATGPIRAQTKDALCQTPLRGGDEGIPDLVAVLELVAGQVPLLIEIKDQDGAMGQDVGPLERAVAQALKGYPGPVAVMSFNPNSVRLMAELCPGIARGLVTESFAEKNWNLPLETREHLRNIPDYEKAECSFISHDIDDLDRARVADLKSQGAAVLCWTVKSPQQEACARKIAQNITFERYLAAFPA; this is translated from the coding sequence ATGAAGGTCGCTCTGCCTCAAGCCTTCCTGACGACGCCAATTGCACATCGCGCCTTGCATGATGTGGCGAAGGGGCGTCCCGAAAACAGCCGCGCGGCCATCCGTGCGGCGATTTCGGCCGGTTACGGTATTGAGATCGACGTCCAGCAAAGTTCGGATGCGCAGGCCATGGTTTTCCATGACTACGCCTTGGACCGTCTGGCAGATGCTACAGGTCCAATTCGAGCGCAGACAAAAGATGCCTTGTGCCAGACACCTTTGCGCGGAGGGGATGAAGGCATTCCAGATCTTGTCGCGGTTCTGGAGCTGGTGGCCGGCCAAGTCCCCTTGCTGATCGAGATCAAGGATCAGGACGGCGCAATGGGACAGGATGTCGGGCCGCTGGAAAGGGCTGTAGCCCAGGCGTTGAAAGGGTACCCGGGTCCCGTTGCGGTCATGTCCTTCAATCCAAATTCGGTAAGACTCATGGCGGAGTTGTGCCCGGGTATTGCGCGTGGGTTGGTAACTGAATCCTTCGCGGAAAAAAATTGGAACTTACCTCTTGAAACGCGCGAACATCTGCGGAACATCCCCGATTATGAAAAGGCAGAATGCAGTTTCATCAGTCACGACATCGACGACCTTGATCGTGCGCGTGTGGCCGACCTGAAATCACAAGGCGCTGCTGTTCTGTGTTGGACAGTCAAATCGCCGCAACAAGAGGCGTGCGCACGCAAAATTGCGCAAAATATTACCTTTGAACGCTACCTCGCGGCCTTTCCCGCTTGA
- a CDS encoding RidA family protein, with protein sequence MSFASRLAELGVTLPDAPAPAANYVPFVKSGTTLYVSGQISNGPDGLVTGKLGADMKTEDGAAAARLCAISLLAQVKAACGGDIDGLVRVIKLTGFVNSTADFTDQPKVINGASDFLVEALGDAGRHSRSAVSAASLPLGVAVEIEGIFEIK encoded by the coding sequence ATGAGTTTTGCTTCCCGTCTCGCCGAATTGGGCGTCACCTTGCCGGACGCCCCTGCACCAGCGGCCAACTATGTGCCTTTTGTAAAATCCGGCACCACGCTTTATGTGTCGGGGCAAATCTCGAACGGTCCGGACGGGCTCGTGACAGGTAAATTAGGCGCTGACATGAAAACCGAAGATGGCGCCGCAGCTGCACGCCTTTGCGCGATCAGTTTGCTTGCGCAGGTCAAGGCCGCCTGTGGCGGGGACATTGATGGTTTGGTCCGCGTGATCAAACTAACCGGATTTGTGAACTCGACCGCTGATTTTACTGATCAACCAAAGGTCATCAATGGCGCTTCCGACTTTCTGGTTGAAGCTTTGGGCGATGCGGGCCGTCATTCGCGATCTGCTGTTTCGGCGGCCTCCTTGCCGCTTGGCGTTGCAGTTGAAATCGAAGGTATCTTCGAGATCAAATGA
- a CDS encoding VacJ family lipoprotein, which yields MLLAAVLSISACATSQDVATRSDGINDPYETQNRKIHSFNKGFDKNVFRPVSQGYGVVPVEMRNTINNFSENLDMPGVAINSLLQGDLRGTGLATVRFIMNTTIGLAGFFDAADELNIPAHTTDFGETLAVWGVGEGAYIELPFLGPSTQRATTGLVVDFFTNPLTFSTIDGDARIIPPASKGVAALNDRERFSDSFDSVLYESADSYSQSRLIYLQNRRFELGQDAANDTDPFSTDPYEDPYAE from the coding sequence GTGCTGTTGGCAGCAGTTCTTTCCATAAGTGCGTGTGCCACTTCTCAGGATGTCGCAACACGCTCGGATGGGATCAATGACCCCTATGAAACGCAGAACCGCAAAATTCACAGCTTCAACAAGGGCTTTGATAAGAACGTGTTCCGGCCTGTGTCGCAAGGATACGGCGTTGTGCCCGTAGAAATGCGGAACACCATCAATAACTTCTCTGAAAACCTGGATATGCCTGGGGTTGCTATCAATAGCCTTTTGCAAGGCGATTTGCGCGGCACCGGTCTTGCGACGGTGCGTTTCATAATGAACACCACCATTGGTCTCGCTGGATTCTTTGATGCGGCCGATGAGCTGAATATTCCGGCCCACACCACCGATTTCGGCGAAACACTGGCAGTTTGGGGTGTCGGCGAAGGTGCCTACATCGAACTGCCTTTCCTTGGTCCGTCGACGCAGCGCGCCACGACCGGTCTGGTTGTAGATTTCTTCACCAACCCGCTGACCTTTAGCACCATTGATGGCGACGCCCGGATCATACCGCCAGCCTCAAAAGGCGTTGCGGCATTGAATGACCGCGAGCGTTTCAGTGACAGCTTCGATTCCGTATTGTATGAAAGCGCCGACAGCTATTCACAGTCACGCCTGATCTACCTTCAGAACCGCCGCTTTGAATTGGGACAGGACGCGGCCAATGACACGGATCCCTTTTCCACCGACCCTTACGAGGACCCCTATGCTGAGTAA
- a CDS encoding ABC transporter substrate-binding protein, whose protein sequence is MLSNFNRRNFILSAAAVSLLGTNQAFALTEDAARRLVDQVVADIDRVISSGKSDVAILREFEKLFVRYADVNIMAQYALGADGRSASASQKRAFNDAFTGYIARKYGKQFRDFVGGRVEVQSARQIKAGYEIKTLAYLRGDGPFEVAFHVSDKSGRDKFFNIYIEGVNLLLTERNEIGSMLDSRGGNLNALIADLKKTS, encoded by the coding sequence ATGCTGAGTAACTTCAATCGCCGAAATTTCATTCTGAGTGCGGCCGCGGTTTCTTTGCTAGGCACAAATCAGGCGTTTGCCTTGACAGAAGACGCCGCGCGCAGGCTTGTGGATCAAGTCGTTGCCGACATCGACCGGGTCATTTCGTCCGGCAAGTCGGACGTGGCGATTCTGCGAGAGTTCGAGAAACTCTTCGTGCGGTACGCTGATGTTAACATCATGGCACAATATGCCCTGGGTGCGGATGGGCGCTCCGCATCGGCATCCCAAAAAAGAGCCTTCAATGATGCGTTCACGGGATACATCGCCCGCAAATATGGCAAACAGTTCCGTGATTTCGTCGGGGGGCGCGTCGAGGTTCAATCAGCCCGCCAGATCAAAGCCGGTTATGAAATCAAGACGCTGGCGTACCTGCGGGGCGATGGGCCTTTCGAAGTGGCATTCCATGTGTCCGACAAATCCGGACGCGACAAGTTTTTCAACATCTACATCGAAGGTGTGAATCTATTGCTCACGGAACGCAATGAAATTGGCTCCATGCTCGATAGCCGGGGCGGCAATCTCAACGCTTTGATCGCAGACCTCAAAAAAACCAGCTAG
- a CDS encoding PBP1A family penicillin-binding protein gives MSDSRKGKRPLVADKRYAAPSRKARKSPAKSTAKPKAKPRKTARRKAPAKRRGGIIGFFQRIVRWILRLIWRITWRIGAVVCILLGLAVGYYYTTLPDVNDLLDGRARGSVTLLDDQGRVFAWRGDQFGGVVTAETVSPHLRNAIVATEDKRFYRHFGLSPRGIAGAMRINLSEGRGPLSGHGGSTITQQVSKLLCLGVPYDPTTQSEAEYEAECRRGTIKRKASEAIYALAMEAKYSKNDILTIYMNRAFLGAGARGFEAASQRYFGKSAANLNPAESAMLAGLLVAPTRFAPTNDLTRSQGRAATIVRLMNEQGYLSDAEAREAQDNPAELSEAAEARAGGYFADWVMSSGPEFFTRKTTEDVIIKTTLDQRIQSAADEAMQWVFENKIREGSKAQAAIVVMSADGAVRAMVGGRKAKVVGAFNRAVQAKRQTGSAFKPFVYAAALDLGYSPNDTVTDEPLTIDIPGSGPWSPRNYTNKFYGKVSLTRALQDSLNIPAVKVSEFVGRDLVRQVASEFGLDSDLAAGPALALGASESTLIEMTGAYAGILNGGSSVIPYGLVELRLLGDNEPLMGTGGGIGERVIQDTAARQLVYMMEKVVSEGTGKRAQFGDRELAGKTGTTQAARDAWFVGFSADYVAGVWMGYDDNTPLTGVTGAGLPAEIWRETMMRVHEGVPLKPLPSVTPSQAGETRDTGGGQQGDGGAVGILEGLLRDILGGGGDGARAPNVKGEDR, from the coding sequence ATGAGTGATTCACGTAAAGGCAAGCGACCGTTGGTCGCGGATAAGCGCTATGCTGCGCCGTCCAGGAAGGCGCGCAAATCGCCTGCCAAATCAACGGCCAAACCCAAGGCCAAGCCACGCAAGACCGCGCGCCGCAAAGCACCGGCGAAGCGCCGAGGTGGCATCATCGGTTTCTTCCAAAGAATTGTGCGCTGGATCCTGCGTTTGATCTGGCGCATTACATGGCGAATTGGCGCAGTGGTATGTATTTTGCTCGGACTTGCCGTTGGCTATTACTATACCACTTTGCCTGATGTGAACGACTTGCTGGATGGTCGCGCACGGGGCTCGGTGACCTTGCTGGATGATCAGGGTCGCGTCTTCGCTTGGCGCGGAGATCAGTTTGGTGGTGTGGTCACGGCAGAGACCGTATCGCCGCACCTGAGAAACGCGATTGTAGCCACCGAAGACAAACGCTTCTATCGCCATTTTGGGCTCAGTCCGCGGGGGATTGCGGGCGCTATGCGCATCAATCTGAGTGAAGGACGTGGCCCGTTGTCCGGGCATGGCGGCTCAACGATCACGCAACAGGTGTCCAAACTGTTGTGCCTTGGCGTGCCTTATGATCCGACCACACAGAGCGAAGCGGAATACGAAGCGGAATGCCGGCGCGGGACCATCAAGCGCAAGGCTTCTGAGGCAATCTATGCGCTGGCGATGGAGGCCAAGTATTCCAAGAATGACATCCTGACGATCTATATGAACCGCGCCTTTCTGGGGGCGGGCGCGCGGGGGTTTGAAGCCGCCAGCCAGCGCTATTTCGGTAAGTCTGCGGCGAATCTGAACCCAGCGGAATCTGCGATGCTGGCCGGCTTATTGGTGGCGCCCACGCGTTTTGCGCCCACCAATGACCTGACCAGATCGCAAGGGAGGGCGGCGACAATTGTCCGGCTGATGAACGAACAGGGGTATCTGTCGGATGCCGAAGCGCGCGAGGCGCAAGACAACCCGGCTGAATTGTCTGAAGCCGCTGAAGCGCGTGCGGGGGGGTATTTTGCCGACTGGGTGATGTCATCCGGCCCCGAATTTTTCACCCGCAAGACGACTGAGGATGTGATCATCAAGACAACGCTGGATCAGCGCATACAAAGTGCGGCGGATGAGGCGATGCAGTGGGTATTTGAAAACAAGATCCGTGAGGGCAGCAAAGCGCAAGCGGCAATCGTGGTGATGTCTGCCGATGGTGCGGTGAGGGCTATGGTGGGAGGGCGCAAGGCGAAAGTTGTTGGCGCCTTCAATCGGGCGGTACAAGCCAAACGTCAGACAGGGTCTGCATTCAAACCATTCGTTTATGCTGCGGCACTGGATCTGGGCTATTCGCCCAATGACACGGTAACGGATGAACCCCTGACCATTGATATCCCTGGATCAGGCCCTTGGTCTCCGCGCAACTATACCAACAAGTTTTATGGCAAAGTGTCGCTGACGCGCGCCTTGCAGGACAGTCTGAACATCCCAGCGGTAAAGGTTTCCGAATTTGTGGGACGCGACCTCGTGCGGCAAGTGGCAAGCGAGTTTGGGTTGGACAGCGATCTGGCGGCAGGTCCTGCTCTGGCATTGGGCGCGTCTGAGAGCACGTTGATTGAAATGACCGGAGCGTATGCGGGTATTCTGAACGGTGGCTCCTCCGTCATCCCTTATGGCTTGGTGGAGCTACGATTGCTGGGCGATAATGAACCCCTGATGGGGACCGGTGGCGGGATCGGGGAGCGGGTTATTCAAGACACGGCGGCACGTCAGTTGGTTTACATGATGGAGAAGGTCGTTTCAGAGGGAACCGGGAAGCGTGCCCAATTTGGCGATCGTGAGCTGGCGGGTAAGACCGGGACCACTCAAGCAGCGCGGGACGCATGGTTTGTTGGTTTTTCAGCAGATTACGTGGCTGGTGTGTGGATGGGATATGATGACAACACACCCTTGACAGGCGTCACCGGTGCCGGGTTGCCTGCCGAGATCTGGCGCGAGACGATGATGCGAGTGCATGAGGGTGTGCCGCTCAAACCGCTGCCCAGTGTCACGCCCTCTCAGGCGGGCGAAACGCGTGACACCGGCGGAGGGCAGCAAGGCGACGGCGGCGCTGTCGGCATTCTCGAAGGTCTGCTGCGCGATATTCTAGGTGGCGGTGGTGATGGCGCACGCGCGCCCAACGTTAAGGGCGAGGATCGCTGA
- a CDS encoding P-II family nitrogen regulator — MKLIIATIKPFKLEEVREALTEAGVRGMMVTEIKGFGSQSGHTEIYRGAEYAVNFVPKVKIEIVVAASAVDQVVETITKTAHTGKIGDGKIFVLNVDQAVRVRTGETNEDAL; from the coding sequence GTGAAACTCATCATTGCAACAATCAAGCCGTTCAAGCTGGAGGAAGTGCGTGAAGCACTGACCGAAGCCGGTGTGCGCGGCATGATGGTGACCGAGATCAAGGGGTTTGGCTCTCAGTCAGGCCATACAGAAATTTATCGCGGCGCGGAATACGCCGTGAATTTTGTGCCAAAGGTCAAAATTGAAATCGTTGTTGCGGCAAGCGCCGTCGATCAAGTGGTCGAGACAATCACCAAGACCGCACATACGGGCAAAATCGGCGACGGAAAGATCTTCGTCCTGAATGTTGATCAGGCTGTCCGTGTCCGTACCGGCGAAACCAACGAAGACGCGCTGTGA